In Helicoverpa zea isolate HzStark_Cry1AcR chromosome 3, ilHelZeax1.1, whole genome shotgun sequence, the following proteins share a genomic window:
- the LOC124645790 gene encoding leucine-rich repeat-containing protein let-4-like isoform X2: MRRRTDQRICESPDSSTHNCNDTCNYMSTVITTNTRSQSTPKLTMSPLRAGRRLAAFITSNAFLVLLISLELLASRSGAAALANCPGGCNCNDETLVVVCEESRLDVLPIALNPSIQRLIIRNNKIKTIDSSMQFYAELQHLDLSQNHLVNIPTKSFAYQRKLQELHLNHNKLSSVTNTTFQGLNQLTVLNLKRNFLEELTNGVFTTLPRLEELNLGQNRISRIEPRAFAGLSALRILYLDDNQLSSVPTTSFSLLGSLAELHVGLNAFSFLPDDAFAGLNRLTVLDLNGAGLSNISEFAFRGLPGLRSLNLFGNRLITVPTLQLSGLTRLEDLFIGQNEFISLESHSFKGLKNLKLLDITGATQLERIEKGAFEDNINLETIVLANNKKLAIIEDCTLLGLPKLKHVSLRDNAIVTISESVFIGKELKQLDLTDNPIFCDCQLLWLQQLLYEKSNFTQLHCASPEHLKDKPLRNLNADDLGCVLHDTRQQTIICVVVVACVAVIATLVLILYRYRKSMQEKLKDYKWNKGRKNLEYHKPISTEEDCILELYASPSVFFMSGGQGSARRPQRSGGGGTLPANGFTYIGGDTRPHQPLTLNNGAPAHHLNNGSLRSLPDKKKNRNGVVCHPENFQRNLDTRYSRKQENGYMRNSETIIGFARNEREYEHAEYSEPEYSIIPESYGRPLDEFPRACAHSNTFNC, from the exons GTGCTGTTGATATCGCTGGAGCTTCTAGCGTCACGCAGCGGTGCGGCCGCGCTGGCCAACTGCCCTGGAGGCTGCAACTGCAACGACGAGACCCTCGTAGTGGTGTGCGAGGAGAGCCGCCTGGACGTCCTGCCCATCGCCCTCAACCCCTCCATACAGCGGCTCATCATCCGCAACAATAAGATCAAGACCATCGACAGCTCCATGCAGTTCTACGCCGAGCTCCAACATTTAGACTTGTCCCAGAACCACCTAGTCAATATACCCACGAAAAGTTTCGCATATCAACGCAAACTGCAAGAACTGCATCTGAACCACAATAAGTTGTCCTCAGTAACAAACACAACTTTCCAAGGACTCAATCAGTTGACCGTATTGAATTTAAAACGAAACTTCTTGGAGGAATTAACGAATGGAGTTTTCACTACCTTGCCAAGATTAGAAGAACTAAACTTAGGTCAAAATAGGATATCAAGGATTGAGCCGAGAGCCTTCGCTGGCCTATCAGCTCTGAGGATCTTGTATTTGGACGATAACCAACTGAGCTCAGTGCCAACTACTTCCTTCAGTCTTTTAGGCAGTCTGGCGGAGCTGCACGTAGGATTGAATGCGTTTTCTTTCCTACCAGACGATGCATTTGCTGGTCTCAATAGGCTGACAGTGTTAGACTTAAATGGAGCTGGTCTCTCTAACATTAGTGAATTTGCATTCAGAGGTCTTCCAGGATTAAGAAGTCTCAATCTATTTGGAAATAGACTAATCACAGTTCCGACACTCCAGCTGTCTGGTCTTACAAGATTAGAGGATTTGTTCATCGGACAGAACGAATTTATATCTTTGGAAAGCCATTCGTTCAAAGGCTTAAAAAATCTTAAGTTGCTGGATATCACTGGCGCTACTCAGCTGGAAAGAATTGAGAAAGGAGCATTCGAAGACAATATCAACTTAGAAACCATCGTCTTGGCAAACAACAAAAAGCTGGCAATTATTGAGGACTGCACACTATTGGGCTTACCGAAACTGAAGCACGTTTCACTGAGAGATAACGCAATTGTCACGATAAGCGAATCTGTATTCATTGGGAAAGAGTTGAAGCAGTTGGATCTAACTGACAATCCCATCTTCTGTGACTGTCAACTGTTATGGCTCCAACAGTTGCTATATGAAAAGAGTAACTTCACACAATTGCACTGCGCGAGTCCCGAACATTTGAAAGATAAACCTCTGAGGAACTTGAATGCCGATGACTTGGGTTGTGTGCTCCACGATACGCGACAACAGACCATTATATGTGTAGTGGTAGTTGCATGTGTAGCGGTAATTGCCACATTAGTGTTAATTTTGTATAGGTATCGCAAGAGCATGCAGGAGAAGTTGAAAGACTACAAGTGGAACAAGGGGCGCAAGAACCTCGAGTACCACAAGCCTATCTCGACGGAAGAGGACTGCATA CTAGAGCTTTACGCCTCCCCGAGCGTTTTCTTCATGTCAGGCGGCCAGGGCTCCGCGCGGCGGCCGCAGCGCTCGGGGGGCGGCGGCACGCTGCCCGCCAACGGCTTCACGTACATTGGCGGCGACACGCGCCCGCACCAGCCGCTCACGCTCAACAATGGCGCACCGGCTCATCACCTCAACAATGGCTCCTTGCGCTCCCTGCCCGATAAAAAGAAGAACCGCAACGGCGTGGTGTGCCACCCGGAGAACTTCCAGCGCAACCTGGACACGCGCTACTCGCGGAAGCAGGAGAACGGCTACATGCGCAACTCGGAGACCATCATCGGGTTCGCGCGCAACGAGCGCGAATACGAGCACGCGGAGTACAGCGAGCCCGAGTACTCCATCATCCCGGAGAGCTACGGCCGGCCGCTGGACGAGTTCCCGCGCGCCTGCGCCCACTCCAACACCTTCAACTGTTGA